A single genomic interval of Antechinus flavipes isolate AdamAnt ecotype Samford, QLD, Australia chromosome 1, AdamAnt_v2, whole genome shotgun sequence harbors:
- the HSDL2 gene encoding hydroxysteroid dehydrogenase-like protein 2 isoform X1, whose protein sequence is MLPNTGKLAGCTLFITGASRGIGKAIALKAARDGANIVIAAKTTQAHPKLPGTIYTAAEEIEAVGGKALPCVVDVRDEQQISDAVEKAVQKFGGIDVLVNNASAISLTNTLETPTKRVDLMMSVNTRGTYLTSKACIPYLKKSKIAHILNLSPPLNLNPIWFKQHCAYTIAKYGMSMCVLGMAEEFKGEIAVNALWPKTAIHTAAMDMLGGSGIESQCRKADIIADAAYSIFSKPKSFTGNFIIDENLLKEEGIKNFDVYAVKPGHPLLPDFFVDEYPELVTKEVEKQQVRTWTSGIQKEKVLSSNQFAGKRSDAAPPAKDWKQYLQQPKLAAGAVEETFKILKTALSEDIVKATQAVYMFELSGEDGGTWYLDLKNNGGTAGSGHPSEPVDVVMTMTTSDFVKMFSGKLKPAMAFMSGKLKIKGNMALAIKLERLMTQMNSRL, encoded by the exons aAAATTAGCAGGATGTACTCTCTTTATCACGGGTGCAAGCCGTGGCATTGGCAAAGCAATTGCATTGAAAGCTGCAAGAGATGGGGCAAATATTGTTATTGCTGCAAAGACCACCCAGGCCCATCCCAAACTTCCAGGTACCATCTATACTGCTGCTGAAGAAA TTGAAGCTGTTGGAGGAAAAGCCTTACCATGTGTTGTTGATGTGAGAGATGAACAGCAAATCAGTGATGCAGTAGAGAAAGCCGTACAGAAATTTGGAG gaattgaCGTTTTGGTAAACAATGCTAGTGCAATCAGCTTGACCAACACACTGGAAACACCTACAAAGAGAGTAGATTTGATGATGAGTGTCAACACCAGAGGAACCTATCTTAC ATCAAAAGCATGCattccttatttgaaaaagagTAAAATTGCTCATATTCTAAATCTCAGCCCACCACTAAACCTGAATCCAATCTGGTTCAAACAACACTGTG CTTATACTATTGCTAAATATGGTATGTCTATGTGTGTACTTGGAATGGCAGAAGAATTTAAAGGAGAAATTGCTGTCAATGCTTTGTGGCCTAAAACAG CCATACATACTGCTGCTATGGATATGTTAGGAGGATCCGGTATTGAAAGCCAATGCAGAAAAGCTGACATCATTGCCGATGCTGCATATTCCATATTCAGCAAACCCAAAAGTTTCACTGGCAATTTTATTATTGATGAAAATCTgttaaaggaagaaggaattaaaaattttGATGTCTATGCAGTTAAACCAG GCCACCCTTTATTACCAGATTTCTTTGTGGATGAATATCCTGAATTGGTTACCAAGGAAGTGGAAAAACAACAAG TTAGAACTTGGACATCTGGTATTCAGAAGGAGAAAGTTCTTTCAAGTAACCAGTTTGCGGGTAAACGTTCAG ATGCAGCTCCACCAGCAAAAGATTGGAAACAGTATCTGCAACAACCAAAATTAGCTGCTGGAGCAGTTGAAGAAACGTTTAAGATTCTTAAGACAGCTCTCAGTGAAGATATTGTGAAAGCTACTCAGGCAGTTTATATGTTTGAACTTTCTG GTGAAGATGGTGGAACTTGGTACCTTGATCTTAAAAACAATGGTGGGACTGCTGGATCTGGACATCCTAGTGAACCGGTAGATGTGGTAATGACAATGACCACTAGTGattttgtgaaaatgttttcag gAAAACTAAAGCCAGCAATGGCATTCATGTCAGGGAAGTTGAAGATTAAAGGTAACATGGCTCTAGCAATCAAGTTGGAAAGGTTGATGACTCAGATGAACTCCAGACTGTAA
- the HSDL2 gene encoding hydroxysteroid dehydrogenase-like protein 2 isoform X2, translated as MLPNTGKLAGCTLFITGASRGIGKAIALKAARDGANIVIAAKTTQAHPKLPGTIYTAAEEIEAVGGKALPCVVDVRDEQQISDAVEKAVQKFGGIDVLVNNASAISLTNTLETPTKRVDLMMSVNTRGTYLTSKACIPYLKKSKIAHILNLSPPLNLNPIWFKQHCAYTIAKYGMSMCVLGMAEEFKGEIAVNALWPKTAIHTAAMDMLGGSGIESQCRKADIIADAAYSIFSKPKSFTGNFIIDENLLKEEGIKNFDVYAVKPGHPLLPDFFVDEYPELVTKEVEKQQDAAPPAKDWKQYLQQPKLAAGAVEETFKILKTALSEDIVKATQAVYMFELSGEDGGTWYLDLKNNGGTAGSGHPSEPVDVVMTMTTSDFVKMFSGKLKPAMAFMSGKLKIKGNMALAIKLERLMTQMNSRL; from the exons aAAATTAGCAGGATGTACTCTCTTTATCACGGGTGCAAGCCGTGGCATTGGCAAAGCAATTGCATTGAAAGCTGCAAGAGATGGGGCAAATATTGTTATTGCTGCAAAGACCACCCAGGCCCATCCCAAACTTCCAGGTACCATCTATACTGCTGCTGAAGAAA TTGAAGCTGTTGGAGGAAAAGCCTTACCATGTGTTGTTGATGTGAGAGATGAACAGCAAATCAGTGATGCAGTAGAGAAAGCCGTACAGAAATTTGGAG gaattgaCGTTTTGGTAAACAATGCTAGTGCAATCAGCTTGACCAACACACTGGAAACACCTACAAAGAGAGTAGATTTGATGATGAGTGTCAACACCAGAGGAACCTATCTTAC ATCAAAAGCATGCattccttatttgaaaaagagTAAAATTGCTCATATTCTAAATCTCAGCCCACCACTAAACCTGAATCCAATCTGGTTCAAACAACACTGTG CTTATACTATTGCTAAATATGGTATGTCTATGTGTGTACTTGGAATGGCAGAAGAATTTAAAGGAGAAATTGCTGTCAATGCTTTGTGGCCTAAAACAG CCATACATACTGCTGCTATGGATATGTTAGGAGGATCCGGTATTGAAAGCCAATGCAGAAAAGCTGACATCATTGCCGATGCTGCATATTCCATATTCAGCAAACCCAAAAGTTTCACTGGCAATTTTATTATTGATGAAAATCTgttaaaggaagaaggaattaaaaattttGATGTCTATGCAGTTAAACCAG GCCACCCTTTATTACCAGATTTCTTTGTGGATGAATATCCTGAATTGGTTACCAAGGAAGTGGAAAAACAACAAG ATGCAGCTCCACCAGCAAAAGATTGGAAACAGTATCTGCAACAACCAAAATTAGCTGCTGGAGCAGTTGAAGAAACGTTTAAGATTCTTAAGACAGCTCTCAGTGAAGATATTGTGAAAGCTACTCAGGCAGTTTATATGTTTGAACTTTCTG GTGAAGATGGTGGAACTTGGTACCTTGATCTTAAAAACAATGGTGGGACTGCTGGATCTGGACATCCTAGTGAACCGGTAGATGTGGTAATGACAATGACCACTAGTGattttgtgaaaatgttttcag gAAAACTAAAGCCAGCAATGGCATTCATGTCAGGGAAGTTGAAGATTAAAGGTAACATGGCTCTAGCAATCAAGTTGGAAAGGTTGATGACTCAGATGAACTCCAGACTGTAA